The DNA region TCGTCCCACGATGGGCCGGTTCTGATCGTCTCGAGGTCAGGTCAATCTTTTCTTATTCAGGTCTTTTCAGGGGGTGAGGCGGTTGCCGGGATCCGTGTTCTCTCGTTTGCGGTCGAGGAGCGGGAGGGTGCGATCTCCCGCGGCCTTGCGGTATCTGACCGCGCCCTCGCCAGTGCGCTGGAGGGTCTGGTCGATATGGTCTTTTTTGTGGACGCGCTCCCGGAAGACCGGATCGTGTTTGACGGGCGGCAGCGGCGGCGCTATACCCTGAGGGTGGCGCCATGAGGCATTCGGCGGTATTCCGGTTTACGGCTCCTGGTGCCCGTGCAATCTATCTCTCCGTCTGCCAGGAGGAGGGGGATGTGGGTGAGCGTTCGTCTGCGAGGGTCAGGCTTGAGGATGAGGAGACCCTTATCCTGGAGGTGAGCGCTGCGGATATACCGGCGCTTCGTGCGGCCCTTAACACCTGGCTCCGGCTGATCAATATAGCGGTTGAGGTGCGGGAGGCTGCTCTCTCCCGGGGCGGGAGCGCCCTCCCGCCTGAACCCTACATTTAATTGTATTCGCGGCCTTATGTTGTAGAGAAAGGCGGCCAGGGAGGGTGAGACCTTCTCTGCCGCTCCAGATACTGTTATCGATCTTCGTCGTATCCAAGGAGGAGATGAATATGGAGAACATACCGCAAAAATTGCAGAACCAGCTGGTGATGCTTCAGCAGATGCAGCAGCAGCTGCAGACCGTGATCACGCAGAAGGCGCAGTATGACATGATGATCCGCGAGGCCAGGCGCGCGCTCGAGGACCTGGCCGATGTCCCGGAGGATGCAGTGGTCTTCATGAACGTCGGCAGCGTCATGATGCAGAAGAGCAAGGAGAAGGTGGTTGCAGCCATAAACGAGCGCATCGAGACGCTCGAACTCCGGCTCAGGTCGCTTGAGAAGCAGGAGAAGGCGCTGCAGCAGAGGTACGAGCAGCTCTCGTCCCAGGTTCGGGATGCGCTGGAAGGAAAACAGAAGACGCCGGGCCCGGTCTGAGCCCCATCCCGAAAAAGCTCCATTTTTCCGGCATAAATCGCTCTTTTCTCTCGTTCGTTCTTCTGCACCGCCGCCTATGCGCTGGCCCGGCCGCAGGGGATGGGGGATGTTTCCATCCCCCTCCCCCACGGGGGGCGATTTCCCATGGATACGGTTTTTCCGCGGCTATCGCTGAACCCTCCATGGGAACCCTGTTTCCCCCGTGGCACGGCCATCGGGTTAATCGCTTCCGGCTCCTCAACGGTCTCTGAAAAAAGGGTTTGTGGAATGAGGAAAGGTGAGAAGGCTCTCTCTCACGCTTTCTGGTTCAGGTCGTGTTTGCGCATCCTGCATACCAGGTTGATCGCATTGACCACCGCCTCTACGGAGGCCAGGACGATGTCATCGTTTGCGGCGCTGGCGTCAAAGACCCGGCCCTTCTCGTCCTCGACGGCGATCGTGACGTGCCCGATTGCATCGGTGCCCCCGGAGATCGCCTCGATGTTGAACTCCTTCAACAGGATGGGGGCCGGCATGATCCCGAGAATCGCTTTCACGGCCGCGTCCACAGGACCGTTGCCGACGTTCGAGAAGATGTGCTCTTTCCCGTCAACGAGCGCCCTGACGCTTGCAGTCGGGATCACATGGTTCCCGGTCATGATCGCGACGTCCTGGAGTTCCAGGGTCTTCTCGTCGGGTGCAAGGTGCATGACGCTCTCCGCGATCTCGTAGAGGTCTGCATCCGTCATCCGTTTGCCCTTCCCGGCAATTGCCTTCACCCGCTGGACGATCTCGTCGAGCTGAGCATCGGTTGGCTCGATCTGCACCTCAATCAGCATCTGTCTGATGGCATGTTTCCCGGCGTGTTTCCCGAGTTTGAGCCTGCGCCGGTGGCCGACCATCTCCGGTGTCATGATCCCGGGCTCAAACGTGTCTGAGCGCGTGATAACGCCGTGGGAGTGGATCCCGCTCTCGTGGGCGAAGGCGTTCTCGCCTACGATCGGCTGCGTTGGCGGGATGCTGATCCCGGAGTAGCGCGATACAAGCCTTGAGGTCTCGACCAGGCCCGTCGTCCGGATGCCGGTATCGATCCCATAGATGGAGGTGAGGGCCATCACCGTCTGCGCAAGGTCGGCGTTCCCCGCCCGTTCTCCGAGACCGTTCACCGTCACCTGGACCTGCGACGCCCCGGCCTCGACCGCCGCCAGGGTGTTTGCCACGGCAAGCCCGAAGTCGTTGTGGCAGTGGACGTCGAGCGGGCAGTTCACCTCGCTCTCGATCCTCTCGATGAGGCGTTTCATCGCGCCCGGCGTGATCACCCCGACGGTGTCCGGGATGTTGATGATCGTGGCTCCAGCATCCATCGCGGCGCGGCAGACCCGGATCAGGTAGTCCCAGTCGGTCCTGGTGGCATCCATCGGGGAGAACATGCACTGGTCGACGTGGTCACGTGCATACGTGATGATCTCGTTGACCGTATCGAGCACCTGCTCGCGTGTCTTGCGGATGGTGTACTCCCTCTGGACGTCGGATGTCGGTATGAATACATGAACCATATCGACACCGCAGTCGATGCACGCATCCACATCGGATGTGAGCGACCGCGCCAGTCCGCAGACCTGTGACGAGAGGCCCAGACCCACGACGGCTTTGACGCTCTGGCGTTCGGTCTCCGAGGACGCGGGGAAACCTGCCTCGATGACGTGTACTCCTATTTTTGAGAGCTGTTCGGCAATAGCGAGCTTCTCTTCGAGCGTGAACGAGATGCCCGGTGTCTGTTCACCGTCGCGCAGCGTGGTGTCGAAAACAGTTACATTCTTTTTCGCATGGCTATCGGTGAAGAAGGCAGTACGCTTCAGCGTTTCCAGGTGCTTCAGCGTTTGTAGGTTTCATACCTACTCGTTATCAGCGAAGGTATATAAAGTATTTGGGCAACCCGCCGGCGGCCGAGAGGGCGGCCATCAAAGATTGGGCCGGTGAATCTCCATCGCCACAGACCGCGCTCTACCCCCAGGATATTTTTGCAAAGACAACATTCCGGGGAGAGATGGGGGGCGTTTCCACCCAAACGCCCAGGGGGCGATTCTCCATCGATACGGTGCAACGGAGTGCATCCCCTCACCCGGTTTCAGGCGAGAACCTCACCGAAGATCCTGTCTCTCCCCCTGTGGCACGGCTATCCGGTCAATCGCCCCACACTGCCCGCCTCATCTCGCAGGGGGGGTGGTCTATGAACACCGTTCAATCGGAGATGCAGGAGACAGGGGCGGGGAGAAGTCCCGTCCCCCTCCCCGTCAGCCCCTCCCCCATGGGGACGATTCCCCATTGATACACTGCCAGTGAATAGCATCCCCTCACCCGGTTTCAGGCGAGAACCTCACCGAAGATCCTGTCTCTCCCCCTGTGCACGGCTATCCGGTCAATCGCCAAACACTTGCCCGCCCCCTCTCGAGGGGGCGGGAGGAGGCCGCGGAGCGGGCGGGCGGTGGGGGTGGCTCGCCTATTCGCAGGAAAAGACGTTTTCGGTGAGATGCAGGAGACAGGGGAAGGGGCGTTCCATCCCCTCCCCGTCAGCCCCTCCCCCGTGGGGGGCGATTCTCCATCGATACACTGCCACGGGAGAGATCCTCCCTCTGCCGTCAACGTGAACACCCTTGACTGAAATCCTGTTCCACTCCCCTGACACGGCTATCGTGCCAATCGCCCCACACTGCCCGCCCTCACAGGTGCCGGGCCGCAGCGGAACCTCAAGATCATTGGTTTGATGGCCACTCAACTTCTCCCTTCTTTTGCGCACCGGCACGTGCCCTCATCGTCGATACCGAGATACTCAAGGCCCCAGGCACAGAGTGCTTCCATCACCGGTACCAGCGTCCTTCCAAACCCGGTGATGGCATACTCCACCCGTGGCGGCACCTCCGGGTAGACCGTCCGCATAACAAGACCGTCCCCCTCGAGTTCCCGGAGCTGTTTTGTGAGCATCTTTGCGTTGACCCCCGGCAGTTCGCGCTGCAGCTCGGAGAACCGTTTGATACCGCCGCAGAGGTGCCATAGTATCAGCGGCTTCCACTTCCCCCCGATTACATCGAGCGCCGCCTCGATGGGGCAGTGGAAGGTCTTGCCGTTCTTCGTGTAGGCCATAGTTACACCAATGAAAGTATCTTACTAAAATATGCGTATATCCTATATATCCCCAAAGGATCTATTTTACCATAACACAGCGTCCGTCAGCGCCCCCATCGCGGCTGGCGGACCGCCGTGCGAGGTGATAACCATGGAGAAGAGAGAGATCAACGGAAACTTTGCCCTCCCGATGCCTATCGTGCTCATCGGGGCAGAGGTTGGCGGAAAGGTGAACTTCATGCCCGCAGGCTGGTGCACGCAGGTGAACGGAAACCCGCCGATGATCCTCTGCGCACTCGCAAGGAACCATCATACAACAAAGGGGATCCTGGAGACCGGGGCGTTCTCGGTGAACGTCCCCTCGCCGGCCCTCCTGGATAAGACCGACTACTGCGGGCTCGTCTCCGGAGCGGAGGTCGATAAATCGGGATTATTTGAGGTCTTCTACGGGAAACTCAAGAAAGCACCCATGATCCGGGACTGCCCGGTCAACTTCGAGTGCCGGGTCTTCCAGACCGTTCCGCTGCCCAGCCACACGGCCTTCATCGGCGAGATCGTGACGGCGTATGCCGATGAAGCGGTGACAGTTGATGGGAAACCCGACTACGTGGCCATCAACCCGCTCGTCCTGACCATGGCCGACAACGCTTACCACGGCCTCGGCGAGGCCGTCGGGAACGCCTGGAGCGCCGGGAAAGCCCTTATCCAGAAGTGAACCCTGGAGGCGACAGGCCCCTTACAACCGCCGCCTCACGGCAGGCAGCCGTCCACGTAGCCCAGGAACCGCTCCACCACCGCCGTCGAGTAGGGTCCATCCTCGTAGGCGCTGGCCAGGGTCAGGCGGTCGCGGAAGGTGGATGCTATCATCAGGAACCCGTAGGGCCAGCAGACACAGGGGAGGTACCGGATATCCAGGATATCCAGGTCTTCACCCCCCTTCCCCGGGACGGGGAGGAACTCACCCGGGTCAAAGACCCCGAGATTGGAGAAGACCGGGTTCTTGAGCCCGGAGGCGGTGTAGCGCTCGATCATATCATCGAAGAACTCCAGCACCGCCGGCATCCCGCGGGCGATGATCCCCTCGTAGAAGAGGATTGCCGCAAGCCCGAGGTGCCCGGCCTTGCGGCGTGTCGTTATCGCCGCAACGTCACCTATTATATCCTCAAGCCCCGCCCCCTCGGTGAGGGTGATCTCGTATGCGGCAGAGAGGTTCGCAATGGGGCAGTCGTCGTAGAGCCCCGGGTACCTCCGCCGGAGGTCGACCGACGTCAGGATGGAGCGGGGCGAGCCTATGTCGGAGGGGTCGTCCCGGATCTTCCGGAAGGCCAGGAAGAACGCGGCGACGAGGACGTCGTTAACAGTGGCGCCGTGCTCCTTTCCAAACGCTTTTATGAGTTTGAGCCTTTCGGGCGCAAGCGTCCTGGACGCAACCCGCGGTCTTCCCCGGCCCGGGCGCTCGGCCGGGAAACTCCAGCGGTCGACGAAAGGCTCCTCCCCGGCAAGCGCCTCCCTCCTCTCCTCCCTGGTGTGAAGGTTGAGGATCCTCTTTATGCTCCGGTTGCAGGGGTTTCGCTCTGGCGGCCGGTGATCGCGGTTCTCCATGAGCCTGCGGTAGACCGAGAAGACGTCCCGCGCAATGGCAAGGGCGCCGCCGGCGTCGCAGAACCCGTGATGGCAGGTGACCGCGAGACGGTCGCCCTCGCCATCCCGGTACAGCCCGACCCGAACCTGCGGCCCCTTTCGGACGTCAAGCGGCGGCGGGGGCGTCGTGAGCGGCTGGCCGCCCTGCTCGATGAAGAACGCCCCGTTCCAGGACTCTTTCGGGGTCTCCTCCCAGACCGGCCGGCCTTCGACCTCCGTGTAGCGCGACCGCAGGTACGGATCGGATGCGATCAGCCTCATCGTCGCCTCCCGCATGACCTCTGCCTCGATCCCGCCGTCGAACGTGAAGACCACGTGCATCGTGGGGTCGTAGATCCGTTCGAAATAGACGTTGAAGACGTCGAAGGATGAGGCGGGATGGCGGGCCGGTGGCATGAACGTAAGTTATCTCTCTCCTGCGGGATAACTGCTTTTGTCGCGGAAGCGCTGTGCGGCTCCCGGTATCACCGGCGCGAGAGGTAGGGGTTTCCTTTCAGGTAGAACCTCAGGGGGAGGTCGGCCGCCTTCGTGATCCCGACCCGTGTCGTCTGGACGATCTCCTCCCTGCGGGCTGTTGGGGGGTAGATCCGGAGCGGGCCGCAAGAGAGCGAGGTTCCGTCAAGGTCGGTCGTTATACCGAGCGCCTCCGTCAGTTTTCCCGGGCCGTTTGCAAGCGAGATCAGGTCATCCCTTCCCCGCCGTGCCTGCATCAGGTCGATCCCTGCAACCGGTTCGAGCGCCCGGATCAGGACGGCCTCTCCTCTTCCTTCCGCGCCGGTCACGGCGTTGACACAGGTGTGGAGGCCGTAGATCCGGTAGACGTAAGCGTGGCCTGCCGGGCCGAACATCGCCCTGTTCCTCTCTGTCATCCCGCGGTAGGAGTGGGCCGCAGGGTCGTCCCGGAGGTAAGCCTCGACCTCGACGATCCTGCCGGCCGCCGCTCCGTCTTTATCCCGATTGATGAGCAGGCAGCCGAGCAGGTCACGGGCAACGGCCACGGTGTCGCGTTCGTAGAAAGACTGTGGAAGGCCCATGGTGCAAAGGTCTCTCCTCCGCGCCAGATAAGGTTTTGGCGGGATCACGACGCCAAAACACCCCCACCACCCGGCCGCTCCGCGGCCTCCTCCCGCCCCCTCGAGAGGGGGCGGCAAGTGTTTGGCGATTGACCGGATAGCCGTGCACATGGGGAGAGGCAGGATCTTTGGGGGGGTGTCAGGTGAGACCGCGAAGAGACTGCCAGATCCCCCGACACTGTATCGATGGGGAATCGCCCCTGGGGGGGACGGGACTTCTCCCCGCCCCTGTCTCCTGCATCTCACCGAAAACGTCTTTTCCTGCGAATAGGCGAGCACGGCTCAAAAGTTAAATATTAACAGTTCTATATACAGTTTGTCAATAACACTCGAAGGAGGTTCTGCGATGAAGAAGGGATTTGTAACGGATATCGAGACCGAGACGAAGAAGAACACCTACTTCCGCCGCGTCCTGTATACCGGGAACTACAGTCAGGTTGTGCTGATGTGCCTCAAGCCCGGCGAGGAGATCGGTGCGGAGGTGCACGAGGACGTCGACCAGTTCTTCCGGTTTGAGGAGGGGGAGGGTGTCGTCGTGATCGATGGTGTTGAGCACCCGGTCAGGGACGGCACCGCTGTGGTCGTGCCAAACGGCGCGAACCACAACGTGATCAACACCTCAAAGAAGGCTCCTCTAAAACTCTACACGATCTACTCACCGCCCGAGCACCGCGACGGGGTCATCCACCTGACTCGCCAGGAGGCCATGGCCGACAACGAGCACTTCGATGGAAAGACGACTGAATAAATACTTAAAAAACCAGCCTCTTTTTCCACGGGCTCAACTCCCAAAAAGCGATCAGCCTTCACTGGCCCCAGATGCATCATGTAGTTTTTTTGAAACCGTCTTCGCCGGGGAGGAATCTCTCCATCGATGCACTGCCGCGTCCCGGCGGACGCCTATCAAAACCCGCCTCCATCATCCGGCCTTATCCACGTCTTTTCAGCCGCTCGATCCTCTCTGCCGCACGGCGCCGGGCCTCCTCTGTAGCCTCGATACGGTGCCACGGGTAGGATGAGCACCTCCGCGGCTTGATGTTAACACCCTGCCGAAATCCTGTTCATCTCTCCTGGCACAATCATCCCACGCCTCACCGATTATGTCTCTTCCTGCCGCCGGGCGTCCCCCCGATCTTGATCTTCTGATCGCTCCCTGTGAGTATGCCCACCTTGCGCAGTTCGGCGACGATGCTTGAGGCCATGCGCCGGTCTATGGCGATCTCATACGTCATCAACTCTCCATCCTCATCGACCGTCTCCACCCGGAGAAGGCCCGAGAGGTCGTCCACCGAGATCCCCGGCTTCTGCCTCACCTCCTCGAGGAGTGTCGAGATGATGAACCCCTTCACCCTGAGGTTGTCCTCCAGG from Methanoculleus receptaculi includes:
- a CDS encoding Brix domain-containing protein, with protein sequence MTVVTTSRKPVPEVRSLARDLAFAIGAEYATRGKMGMGDLLSSHDGPVLIVSRSGQSFLIQVFSGGEAVAGIRVLSFAVEEREGAISRGLAVSDRALASALEGLVDMVFFVDALPEDRIVFDGRQRRRYTLRVAP
- a CDS encoding KEOPS complex subunit Pcc1; this encodes MRHSAVFRFTAPGARAIYLSVCQEEGDVGERSSARVRLEDEETLILEVSAADIPALRAALNTWLRLINIAVEVREAALSRGGSALPPEPYI
- a CDS encoding prefoldin subunit beta; its protein translation is MENIPQKLQNQLVMLQQMQQQLQTVITQKAQYDMMIREARRALEDLADVPEDAVVFMNVGSVMMQKSKEKVVAAINERIETLELRLRSLEKQEKALQQRYEQLSSQVRDALEGKQKTPGPV
- a CDS encoding 2-isopropylmalate synthase, which produces MKRTAFFTDSHAKKNVTVFDTTLRDGEQTPGISFTLEEKLAIAEQLSKIGVHVIEAGFPASSETERQSVKAVVGLGLSSQVCGLARSLTSDVDACIDCGVDMVHVFIPTSDVQREYTIRKTREQVLDTVNEIITYARDHVDQCMFSPMDATRTDWDYLIRVCRAAMDAGATIINIPDTVGVITPGAMKRLIERIESEVNCPLDVHCHNDFGLAVANTLAAVEAGASQVQVTVNGLGERAGNADLAQTVMALTSIYGIDTGIRTTGLVETSRLVSRYSGISIPPTQPIVGENAFAHESGIHSHGVITRSDTFEPGIMTPEMVGHRRRLKLGKHAGKHAIRQMLIEVQIEPTDAQLDEIVQRVKAIAGKGKRMTDADLYEIAESVMHLAPDEKTLELQDVAIMTGNHVIPTASVRALVDGKEHIFSNVGNGPVDAAVKAILGIMPAPILLKEFNIEAISGGTDAIGHVTIAVEDEKGRVFDASAANDDIVLASVEAVVNAINLVCRMRKHDLNQKA
- a CDS encoding winged helix-turn-helix transcriptional regulator: MAYTKNGKTFHCPIEAALDVIGGKWKPLILWHLCGGIKRFSELQRELPGVNAKMLTKQLRELEGDGLVMRTVYPEVPPRVEYAITGFGRTLVPVMEALCAWGLEYLGIDDEGTCRCAKEGRS
- a CDS encoding flavin reductase family protein, producing MEKREINGNFALPMPIVLIGAEVGGKVNFMPAGWCTQVNGNPPMILCALARNHHTTKGILETGAFSVNVPSPALLDKTDYCGLVSGAEVDKSGLFEVFYGKLKKAPMIRDCPVNFECRVFQTVPLPSHTAFIGEIVTAYADEAVTVDGKPDYVAINPLVLTMADNAYHGLGEAVGNAWSAGKALIQK
- a CDS encoding condensation domain-containing protein; protein product: MPPARHPASSFDVFNVYFERIYDPTMHVVFTFDGGIEAEVMREATMRLIASDPYLRSRYTEVEGRPVWEETPKESWNGAFFIEQGGQPLTTPPPPLDVRKGPQVRVGLYRDGEGDRLAVTCHHGFCDAGGALAIARDVFSVYRRLMENRDHRPPERNPCNRSIKRILNLHTREERREALAGEEPFVDRWSFPAERPGRGRPRVASRTLAPERLKLIKAFGKEHGATVNDVLVAAFFLAFRKIRDDPSDIGSPRSILTSVDLRRRYPGLYDDCPIANLSAAYEITLTEGAGLEDIIGDVAAITTRRKAGHLGLAAILFYEGIIARGMPAVLEFFDDMIERYTASGLKNPVFSNLGVFDPGEFLPVPGKGGEDLDILDIRYLPCVCWPYGFLMIASTFRDRLTLASAYEDGPYSTAVVERFLGYVDGCLP
- a CDS encoding DNA-3-methyladenine glycosylase, with translation MGLPQSFYERDTVAVARDLLGCLLINRDKDGAAAGRIVEVEAYLRDDPAAHSYRGMTERNRAMFGPAGHAYVYRIYGLHTCVNAVTGAEGRGEAVLIRALEPVAGIDLMQARRGRDDLISLANGPGKLTEALGITTDLDGTSLSCGPLRIYPPTARREEIVQTTRVGITKAADLPLRFYLKGNPYLSRR
- a CDS encoding cupin domain-containing protein, with amino-acid sequence MKKGFVTDIETETKKNTYFRRVLYTGNYSQVVLMCLKPGEEIGAEVHEDVDQFFRFEEGEGVVVIDGVEHPVRDGTAVVVPNGANHNVINTSKKAPLKLYTIYSPPEHRDGVIHLTRQEAMADNEHFDGKTTE